The DNA segment AGATGGCCGTACAGGGCGGGGCCCTCGATGAGCGCGCCGACCTGCGGCAGGACCGTCCGGGCGGCCCGCGGCATGGGCAGGCCCAGGACGCGGGCCGTGCCGGAGGTCGGCTCGATCAGGCCCATCAGCATGCGGATGGTGGTGGTCTTGCCGGAGCCGTTCGGGCCGAGGAAGCCGAAGACGCTGCCCGCCGGGACGGTCAGGTCGAGACCGTCCACGGCGAGTTGGCCGCCCCGGTAGCGCTTGGTGAGGCCGCGGGTGGCGATCACGCCGTCCGCCGCCCCGGGCCGTACCGGGTCCATCGGCTTCCCCCCTCGACTTCCGTCGGCTCCCGCCCGCTCCCCCGTCGACGCCGCTCCCCCGTCGACGCCCCTCGGCCGTCGGGTCTCCGCGGCCGTCGGCTCCCTCGGCGCGGTGCGGCCTACTTGCCCGCGTCGGCCGCCTTCACCAGCGCGTCCTTGGTGACCGCGCCCGCGTAGACCTTGCCGTCGTCCGTCATCAGGACGTTGACCAGGCGGGTGGTGAAGACCGTGCCCTTGCCGAATTTCCCGGAGACCTTGTCGCCCAGCGAGCCGAGGAAGCCGCCGAGGTCGCCGCCCTTGGCACCGGTGGGCAGGCCGCCCTTGGCGCCGGTGTCGACGGTGGCGATGGAGGTCCAGCCCTTGCCGATCACCTTGGGGGCGCCCTTGGCGCCTTCGAGGCCCTTGGCGCCGTCCGTGCCCTCCAGGCCCTTGCCGAGGCCGGGCCTGCCGGCCTCCGTGCCCGCGCCGTCCTGCCGCTCGGTGACCTTCGCGCCCTTCGGCGGGGTGAAGGCGAACGTGGCGGCGGCCGGCCGGGCGAAGGAGACCTGGGTGAAGCCCGCGTCGAGCACGGCGGCGCCGCCGCTCCTCGGGGTCAGGGTGAACTTCAGCGGCATGCCGGTCTTCGCGTCCACGGCGATGCTGATCGCGCCGACCGTGGTGCCGGACTGGCGGGGCTTGATCAGCAGCTTGTAGGCGTCGCGCCCGGCGACCTGGGCGGTGCCGTCGACGGTCACCGAGGTGGTGTCGTCCACCGCTTTCAGCGCCTGCTGGGCGAAGTCCTTGGGCGTGGCCGGGGGCTCGGCCCGGTCCTTGCCGGCGGCGGACGCGGTGCCGTGGGAGACCTGGTCGCTCTTGCTGTCGTAGCCCCAGACGTCCTTGCCGTTGTGGATGACGCTGTACTCGGCGCCCTGCTCCAGGAGCGAGAGCTTCTGCCGGTCCGGGCCGTCGGCCGCGACCCGCAGGGTGTGGGTGCCGGAGGCCAGTTCGGTCAGCCGGGAGCTCGGGTCGGCGGCGGAGCCGGAACCCGCGCCGGAGCCCTGGCCCATGCCGGAGGCGAGGCTGTTCTCCAGGCCGCCGAGGTCCGGCAGCCCCAGGTCGGTGCTGATCTTCACGGTGCCGGACAGCTGCTGCACGTCCGACTGGGCGATCTTGTTGATGAGCTGCTGCGCGGTGACCTTGGGCAGGTCCGGGTCGCCGGAGTCGGCGAGCGCCGGGACCAGCCCGATGGTGGCCGCGGCCACCCCGACCACCGCGACCGGGACGGCGTACCGCGCGGCCTTGCGGCGGCCCGAGCGCGTCTCCTCGTCCCGCTCGGCGCGCACTGCGTCGTCGGATTCGTACGGTGCCATGTGTGCCTTACCTCCGTCGTCGGCGGCGGCTGCCCTCACGCTGGTCCACCCGAGCCGCCATTCTCACCCGAATCGGTGAGGAGTGGTGATGTCCGTGGTGTCCATACGACCAAATCCGCGGTGCGGAAGCGTCAGCCCTCGGAGCCAACTCGGCGTACGACTGCGGTATGACACGTAGGGGGCACCCCTAGGGGGCTCGAACTCGTCCCTGGGCTCGAACTCGTCCTGGGGCTCGAACTCGTCCCCAGGGCAGCATGCGGCCGGAACCCGGGGTACGGCCACCTGGTGGACGCCGAACGGGTGGTCGTCCCAGGCCGGGACGGGCCGGTCATCCGGCCCGGTGCACCACCGCGTCGCACAGCTCCGTCAGCGCCACCTTGGCGTCGCACTCCCGCAGCGGGGCGAGCGCGGCGCGCGCCTCCTCCGCGTACCGCACGGTGTCCCGGCGGGCCTGCTCCA comes from the Streptomyces sp. SUK 48 genome and includes:
- a CDS encoding sigma-E factor regulatory protein RseB domain-containing protein, which produces MAPYESDDAVRAERDEETRSGRRKAARYAVPVAVVGVAAATIGLVPALADSGDPDLPKVTAQQLINKIAQSDVQQLSGTVKISTDLGLPDLGGLENSLASGMGQGSGAGSGSAADPSSRLTELASGTHTLRVAADGPDRQKLSLLEQGAEYSVIHNGKDVWGYDSKSDQVSHGTASAAGKDRAEPPATPKDFAQQALKAVDDTTSVTVDGTAQVAGRDAYKLLIKPRQSGTTVGAISIAVDAKTGMPLKFTLTPRSGGAAVLDAGFTQVSFARPAAATFAFTPPKGAKVTERQDGAGTEAGRPGLGKGLEGTDGAKGLEGAKGAPKVIGKGWTSIATVDTGAKGGLPTGAKGGDLGGFLGSLGDKVSGKFGKGTVFTTRLVNVLMTDDGKVYAGAVTKDALVKAADAGK